A stretch of Pristiophorus japonicus isolate sPriJap1 chromosome 10, sPriJap1.hap1, whole genome shotgun sequence DNA encodes these proteins:
- the LOC139274637 gene encoding putative nuclease HARBI1 — translation MQPYADALYPVQHQVVEEKLSSEQCVRRLQFRKDILRELSNALRPDLEPHTRLRAALSVETKVTIALNFYATDSFQSATADISNISQFSIHHSIRQVTDALYKRRLQYISFPMSREKQAEWQAGFVRIAGFPRVQGAIACTHVRLRVPQNHPEIFMNRKGFHSPSAQLVCDHQRRIMAVDARYPGSSHDSFILRQSSVTAVFTRPNQDCGWLLGDEGYPLSTWLMTPLQNPRTAGEHADNDAHSSTRCITEHCIRILKQRVCCLDRSGGALQYSLERSPSSWLSAACCITWLS, via the coding sequence ctcagcagtgagcaatgtgtgagaaggctgcaatttaggaaggacatcctgagggagctgaGCAATGCCCTGCggccagatctggagcctcacacacgGCTGAGGGCAGCTCTCAGTGTTGAGACAAAAGTGACCATAGCTCTCAACTTCTATGCAACTGactccttccagtctgcaactgcagacatttctaatataTCACAATTCTCCATCCATCACTCCATCcggcaggtgaccgatgctctctataagagaagattgcagtatatctccttcccgatgagcagggagaagcaggcggagtggcaggccggatttgtccggattgcagggttccccagggtgcagggggccatcgcCTGCACACACGTCAGACTGAGAGTGCCACAAAACCATCCAGAGAtatttatgaacagaaagggattccactccccgagtgcccagctggtgtgtgaccaccagcgcagGATAATGGCAgtcgatgccaggtatccaggcagcagccacgattccttcatcctgcgccagagcagtgtgacTGCCGTCTTCACCaggccaaaccaggattgtggatggctgcttggggacgagGGATACCCCCTGTCCACTTGGTTGATGACTCCCCTTCAAAACCCCAGGACTGCGGGCGAGCATGCCGACAATGACGCTCATTCTTCCACCAGGTGCATCACGGAGCACTGCAtcaggatcctcaaacagagggtctgttgcctggaccgctctggtggtgcATTGCAGTACTCGCTTGAACGGTCTCCATCTTcatggttgtctgctgcatgctgcataacatggctgtcatga